The Punica granatum isolate Tunisia-2019 chromosome 4, ASM765513v2, whole genome shotgun sequence genome has a window encoding:
- the LOC116202933 gene encoding chitinase 10, whose protein sequence is MASFSSSSPAPLSSLLTHQLSLLLLLLSLVGSWRLSDARMHSISSLITRDLFDSIFLHKDDTACPAKNFYTYESFIRAAHCFPSFGNTGRVATRKREIAAFLAQISHETTGGWATAPDGPYAWGLCFKEEIRPQSNYCDSTNTEWPCYPGKSYKGRGPIQLSWNFNYGPAGKALGFDGLRNPDIVSNNSLIAFKTALWFWMTEQKPKPSCHDVMVGRYVPTEADLTANRTAGFGLVTNIINGGLECGIPGDSRVNDRIGYFRRYSKLFNVDTGRNLDCEDQKHF, encoded by the exons AtggcttctttttcttcttcttctcctgctCCTCTTTCTTCCCTTCTCACTCATCAGCTCTCATTGCTGCTTCTCCTGCTTTCTTTAGTAGGATCATGGAGACTCTCCGACGCGCGCATGCACTCGATCTCTTCCCTGATCACCCGAGACCTCTTCGACTCCATATTCCTCCACAAGGACGACACTGCATGCCCAGCCAAAAACTTCTACACCTACGAATCATTCATCCGGGCAGCGCACTGCTTCCCGAGTTTTGGGAACACCGGCAGGGTAGCCACCCGTAAACGGGAGATCGCTGCTTTCCTTGCTCAGATATCGCATGAGACCACTGGAGGGTGGGCTACTGCTCCGGATGGGCCTTATGCCTGGGGCCTGTGCTTCAAGGAGGAGATCAGGCCGCAAAGCAACTATTGCGACTCGACCAACACGGAGTGGCCATGTTACCCGGGCAAGTCTTACAAGGGAAGAGGGCCCATTCAGCTATCCTG GAATTTCAACTACGGCCCCGCGGGGAAGGCACTGGGCTTTGATGGGCTGAGAAACCCGGATATAGTCTCGAATAACTCCTTGATCGCGTTCAAGACGGCCCTCTGGTTCTGGATGACCGAACAGAAGCCCAAGCCCTCGTGCCACGATGTCATGGTGGGGCGCTACGTGCCCACAGAAGCAGACCTCACAGCCAACAGGACTGCTGGGTTTGGCCTCGTGACTAACATAATCAACGGGGGTCTTGAATGCGGGATCCCTGGTGACAGCAGGGTCAATGATCGGATCGGCTATTTCCGAAGATACTCCAAGCTGTTCAATGTCGATACCGGACGAAACTTAGATTGTGAAGATCAGAAACACTTCTAA
- the LOC116205063 gene encoding uncharacterized protein LOC116205063 isoform X2, which translates to MTRDLATPVCRSAHDFEELVWENGTLFVRGTRDQNNNVLSSGYTGFSNNNRAGHEQVNKDGAERALRLGNLPHEFMFTGDASKPNNNDSRPHQTSTSCLGPGFDSNRYLLPTTGVSEPRSRSLGEMNRVNFSFFLGINSLINEANGQGSRSNRSRFGALPKAETDKLNKMPSSEYKNQTGSQKRPVHVLETETEVVEAAPLCFGAGGGDFLVPDEHSQAIGNHFIDDHDIQNSTFDDDHQVPGPDSSIEASNALLRKLKRRCEESESTYLNEDEDEEMEDHKRRAIHYSGGRVGAKRRRSASHNLSEKRRDKINKRMRALQELLPNCNKVDKASVLDETIEYVKTLQLQLQMMSTGTRLFAPTMAMLPTGIPQMPMPYLNQFSTVSAGMGMRMGPAFAQGPTHQFPLPGPGPTAFAGGFQPMGCMPYIPLLGGHPALSSLMNGADFSRAAVTPNDQLGSAVISGSNDSKPEQEFLGTRGQIRKEDSRYFE; encoded by the exons ATGACAAGGGATCTGGCAACTCCAGT GTGCAGGTCTGCTCATGATTTTGAGGAGCTAGTATGGGAGAACGGGACTCTCTTCGTGCGCGGTACGAGGGATCAGAACAACAACGTCTTGTCCTCGGGATATACTGGTTTTTCTAATAACAATCGAGCAGGACATGAACAAGTGAACAAGGATGGTGCGGAGAGGGCACTGAGATTGGGAAACCTTCCTCACGAGTTCATGTTTACCGGCGACGCTAGTAAACCTAACAACAATGATTCTCGACCACACCAAACTTCTACGTCCTGTCTGGGTCCTGGCTTTGATTCGAACCGCTACCTCTTACCAACTACTGGTGTCTCAGAGCCAAGATCGAGATCTCTCGGCGAGATGAACAGGGTGAacttctccttcttccttgGAATTAATTCTCTAATCAATGAGGCCAATGGTCAAGGAAGTAGAAGCAACAGAAGTAGATTTGGTGCTCTTCCAAAAGCCGAGACCGATAAACTCAACAAGATGCCTTCCTCGGAGTACAAGAACCAAACGGGTTCTCAGAAGCGGCCAGTTCATGTACTAGAGACTGAGACTGAGGTTGTTGAGGCAGCACCTTTGTGTTTCGGTGCTGGCGGGGGAGATTTCCTAGTCCCGGATGAGCATTCTCAAGCTATTGGCAATCACTTCATTGATGATCACGATATTCAAAATAGCACATTTGATGATGATCATCAAGTTCCAGGCCCAGACTCAAGCATAGAAGCTTCAAACGCTCTTCTGCGTAAATTGAAGAGAAGATGCGAGGAATCGGAGTCCACATATCTGAATGAA GACGAAGATGAAGAAATGGAGGATCATAAGAGAAGAGCCATACACTATTCCGGGGGGAGGGTTGGTGCTAAAAGAAGGCGTTCAGCGAGTCATAACTTGTCGGAAAAG CGAAGAGATAAGATCAACAAGAGAATGCGAGCATTACAAGAACTTCTTCCAAATTGCAATAAGGTCGACAAAGCTTCAGTCCTAGATGAGACAATTGAATACGTGAAAACTCTTCAGCTTCAGCTTCAG ATGATGTCGACTGGAACCCGCCTGTTCGCGCCCACTATGGCAATGTTACCCACCGGAATACCCCAAATGCCGATGCCATACTTGAACCAGTTCTCAACAGTGAGTGCTGGAATGGGCATGAGAATGGGACCGGCCTTCGCTCAAGGCCCAACGCATCAGTTCCCGCTCCCCGGACCCGGACCTACTGCTTTCGCTGGAGGATTCCAGCCGATGGGGTGCATGCCGTATATTCCACTCCTAGGAGGGCATCCTGCATTAAGTTCACTCATGAACGGTGCTGATTTCTCAAGGGCAGCCGTCACCCCGAATGACCAGCTGGGCTCAGCTGTGATTTCAGGCTCGAATGATTCAAAACCAGAGCAAGAGTTTCTCGGAACTCGAGGACAGATTAGAA
- the LOC116205063 gene encoding uncharacterized protein LOC116205063 isoform X1 — MTRDLATPVCRSAHDFEELVWENGTLFVRGTRDQNNNVLSSGYTGFSNNNRAGHEQVNKDGAERALRLGNLPHEFMFTGDASKPNNNDSRPHQTSTSCLGPGFDSNRYLLPTTGVSEPRSRSLGEMNRVNFSFFLGINSLINEANGQGSRSNRSRFGALPKAETDKLNKMPSSEYKNQTGSQKRPVHVLETETEVVEAAPLCFGAGGGDFLVPDEHSQAIGNHFIDDHDIQNSTFDDDHQVPGPDSSIEASNALLRKLKRRCEESESTYLNEDEDEEMEDHKRRAIHYSGGRVGAKRRRSASHNLSEKKRRDKINKRMRALQELLPNCNKVDKASVLDETIEYVKTLQLQLQMMSTGTRLFAPTMAMLPTGIPQMPMPYLNQFSTVSAGMGMRMGPAFAQGPTHQFPLPGPGPTAFAGGFQPMGCMPYIPLLGGHPALSSLMNGADFSRAAVTPNDQLGSAVISGSNDSKPEQEFLGTRGQIRKEDSRYFE; from the exons ATGACAAGGGATCTGGCAACTCCAGT GTGCAGGTCTGCTCATGATTTTGAGGAGCTAGTATGGGAGAACGGGACTCTCTTCGTGCGCGGTACGAGGGATCAGAACAACAACGTCTTGTCCTCGGGATATACTGGTTTTTCTAATAACAATCGAGCAGGACATGAACAAGTGAACAAGGATGGTGCGGAGAGGGCACTGAGATTGGGAAACCTTCCTCACGAGTTCATGTTTACCGGCGACGCTAGTAAACCTAACAACAATGATTCTCGACCACACCAAACTTCTACGTCCTGTCTGGGTCCTGGCTTTGATTCGAACCGCTACCTCTTACCAACTACTGGTGTCTCAGAGCCAAGATCGAGATCTCTCGGCGAGATGAACAGGGTGAacttctccttcttccttgGAATTAATTCTCTAATCAATGAGGCCAATGGTCAAGGAAGTAGAAGCAACAGAAGTAGATTTGGTGCTCTTCCAAAAGCCGAGACCGATAAACTCAACAAGATGCCTTCCTCGGAGTACAAGAACCAAACGGGTTCTCAGAAGCGGCCAGTTCATGTACTAGAGACTGAGACTGAGGTTGTTGAGGCAGCACCTTTGTGTTTCGGTGCTGGCGGGGGAGATTTCCTAGTCCCGGATGAGCATTCTCAAGCTATTGGCAATCACTTCATTGATGATCACGATATTCAAAATAGCACATTTGATGATGATCATCAAGTTCCAGGCCCAGACTCAAGCATAGAAGCTTCAAACGCTCTTCTGCGTAAATTGAAGAGAAGATGCGAGGAATCGGAGTCCACATATCTGAATGAA GACGAAGATGAAGAAATGGAGGATCATAAGAGAAGAGCCATACACTATTCCGGGGGGAGGGTTGGTGCTAAAAGAAGGCGTTCAGCGAGTCATAACTTGTCGGAAAAG AAGCGAAGAGATAAGATCAACAAGAGAATGCGAGCATTACAAGAACTTCTTCCAAATTGCAATAAGGTCGACAAAGCTTCAGTCCTAGATGAGACAATTGAATACGTGAAAACTCTTCAGCTTCAGCTTCAG ATGATGTCGACTGGAACCCGCCTGTTCGCGCCCACTATGGCAATGTTACCCACCGGAATACCCCAAATGCCGATGCCATACTTGAACCAGTTCTCAACAGTGAGTGCTGGAATGGGCATGAGAATGGGACCGGCCTTCGCTCAAGGCCCAACGCATCAGTTCCCGCTCCCCGGACCCGGACCTACTGCTTTCGCTGGAGGATTCCAGCCGATGGGGTGCATGCCGTATATTCCACTCCTAGGAGGGCATCCTGCATTAAGTTCACTCATGAACGGTGCTGATTTCTCAAGGGCAGCCGTCACCCCGAATGACCAGCTGGGCTCAGCTGTGATTTCAGGCTCGAATGATTCAAAACCAGAGCAAGAGTTTCTCGGAACTCGAGGACAGATTAGAA